The following coding sequences are from one Bradyrhizobium sp. WSM471 window:
- a CDS encoding TauD/TfdA family dioxygenase, translating into MTKTSLMNDIVASADVLKRGARIGAEIRNVKLAGDLPEPMITAINNLVLKHKVVFFRRQDHLDDGEQESFARRFGTLVPHPILGATKGTSSILDVDSARAGMRADLWHADHTFVDAYPKITVLRAVVVPEFGGDTVWSNTVAAYLDLPQPLQRLADELWAVHSNVIDHAIMPRASELDKNHFDQVYTKTVYETEHPVVRVHPETGERTLVLGDRVRRFVGIPKYDGQKLFDLLQAHIAAPENTVRWNWKAGDLAIWDNRATQHYAVTDYGDQHRVVRRATVHGDVPVSVDGRHSSVMRVKTTK; encoded by the coding sequence ATGACTAAAACGTCGTTGATGAATGATATCGTTGCCTCCGCTGATGTCCTCAAACGTGGAGCCCGAATTGGCGCCGAAATCCGGAACGTCAAGCTTGCGGGTGATTTGCCGGAGCCGATGATCACTGCGATCAACAACTTGGTGCTAAAGCACAAAGTGGTCTTCTTCCGCCGCCAGGATCATCTCGATGACGGCGAGCAGGAGAGCTTTGCTCGTCGTTTCGGAACGCTTGTGCCGCATCCGATCCTAGGTGCCACGAAGGGAACGTCTTCTATCCTTGATGTTGATTCCGCCCGGGCCGGAATGCGGGCAGACTTATGGCACGCTGATCATACGTTCGTGGATGCCTATCCCAAGATTACGGTGCTGAGAGCGGTTGTGGTCCCAGAATTCGGCGGCGATACAGTGTGGTCAAACACGGTGGCTGCTTATCTTGACCTACCGCAGCCGCTGCAACGGCTTGCTGACGAGCTCTGGGCTGTTCACAGCAACGTAATCGATCATGCCATAATGCCCCGCGCCAGCGAACTCGACAAGAACCATTTTGACCAAGTTTACACGAAAACGGTCTATGAAACCGAACATCCGGTTGTGCGTGTCCATCCCGAGACTGGCGAGCGGACGCTTGTACTCGGTGATCGGGTGCGGCGTTTTGTTGGGATTCCGAAATATGACGGCCAGAAGCTGTTCGATTTGCTGCAGGCTCATATCGCCGCGCCCGAAAACACTGTGCGCTGGAACTGGAAGGCAGGCGATCTCGCGATCTGGGACAATCGGGCTACCCAGCATTATGCAGTAACTGATTACGGCGATCAGCATCGCGTCGTTCGCCGCGCCACCGTCCATGGCGACGTGCCAGTCAGCGTCGACGGCCGGCACAGCAGCGTTATGCGGGTCAAGACGACCAAATAG
- a CDS encoding 3-hydroxyacyl-CoA dehydrogenase NAD-binding domain-containing protein, whose amino-acid sequence MSVRLPRAVGLLGGGVIGGGWAARFLLNGVDVRLYGPSAIAVERVQKMLCSARRAYRQLTQVTLPAEGALTVVHSVADAVHGVDLVQESAPERLDLKRELLASASRAAASEILICSSTSSIRPSLLQDGADHPERLLVAHPFNPVYLLPLVELCAGRHTAPEALVRAAEIYRAIGMHPLVVRNEVDGFIANRLQEALWREALWLVHDDLATVQEVDDAVCYSFGLRRPIMGPLLTYRMACGGTGMREAMERLGPYLKWPLSKLTDVPELTNAFLDKLAGQAEAQAKTSKFTEQARDDCLVALLQGLRSQRHGAGETVASWEQRLRDNALQLAAGDSNPLRSPTLQLPSD is encoded by the coding sequence ATGTCTGTGAGGCTACCGCGCGCTGTCGGGCTACTTGGGGGTGGAGTGATCGGCGGCGGCTGGGCCGCGCGATTCCTCCTAAATGGGGTTGATGTGCGACTGTATGGCCCGTCGGCTATTGCGGTCGAGCGAGTGCAGAAGATGTTGTGTAGCGCGCGGCGGGCCTATCGCCAGCTGACGCAAGTCACCCTGCCGGCCGAGGGAGCACTCACAGTTGTGCACTCGGTCGCGGACGCTGTGCACGGCGTTGACCTTGTGCAAGAATCGGCACCCGAGCGGCTCGATCTCAAGCGCGAGCTGCTAGCGTCCGCCAGTAGGGCGGCGGCATCTGAGATCCTAATCTGCTCCTCGACGTCCTCTATTCGGCCCTCGTTGCTCCAGGACGGCGCGGATCATCCCGAGCGCCTCTTGGTCGCGCATCCGTTCAACCCCGTATATCTGCTGCCGCTTGTTGAGCTGTGTGCCGGACGGCATACTGCACCCGAGGCTCTAGTGCGAGCGGCTGAGATCTATCGAGCAATCGGAATGCATCCGCTTGTGGTGCGCAATGAGGTCGATGGCTTCATTGCGAACCGGCTGCAGGAGGCGCTGTGGCGCGAGGCGCTATGGCTGGTGCATGACGATCTGGCTACCGTGCAGGAGGTCGATGATGCGGTCTGCTATTCCTTTGGGCTACGCCGACCGATCATGGGTCCTCTTCTGACCTACCGCATGGCCTGCGGCGGGACGGGCATGCGCGAAGCCATGGAGCGACTTGGACCGTACCTGAAGTGGCCACTCTCAAAGCTCACTGACGTGCCCGAGCTGACCAATGCCTTCCTGGACAAACTCGCCGGACAGGCGGAAGCGCAGGCGAAGACAAGCAAGTTTACTGAGCAAGCACGCGACGACTGCCTCGTTGCGTTGCTGCAGGGACTACGGTCACAGCGTCACGGAGCGGGCGAAACGGTCGCGAGCTGGGAGCAGCGGCTGCGCGACAACGCTCTACAGCTCGCGGCAGGCGATTCAAACCCGCTTCGGTCTCCCACACTGCAGCTGCCGTCCGATTGA
- a CDS encoding aminotransferase class I/II-fold pyridoxal phosphate-dependent enzyme yields the protein MQWRTVHSDRSRPVTDLRNNAYVIGQSKPSFDASYLADFMTTTEDCRTAITIPSVNRPPKDCPQVLDFVGCSYLGLDNHPVVIAEAIEAQQSLYLSSARARLALDLLRALEEDLSELFSARVLVFSSGMLANLGAMPILASGRLTGGTKPLLIFDSSAHISLGYHKPVVADVTRVETIPHNDLRSLERLCRENAVVAYVCDDLCSMAGSSPLEGLRQLQERYGLFLYIDDAHSISIVGHHGEGFARSRFSQVLGERTIIAGSLAKGFGASGGLLMLGTTRQEALFRQHCVPYALSSPLNLAAVGAALGSCKIHRSAELGERQRRIAERIKVFDHRIATAEHGSLLPIRMISAGSETNAIAIARTLLNRGFHTQATFLPKTAPGTASIRVRITAEHELGNIEQLCDCILDTVAATTGKPYPLR from the coding sequence ATGCAATGGCGGACAGTTCACTCCGACCGTAGCCGTCCTGTCACAGACCTTCGGAACAACGCTTACGTAATTGGACAGAGCAAGCCGTCCTTCGATGCGTCATACCTAGCTGATTTCATGACGACCACCGAAGATTGCAGGACCGCAATAACCATTCCTTCGGTGAACCGTCCGCCTAAAGATTGTCCGCAGGTGCTGGATTTTGTGGGATGCTCCTACTTAGGGTTGGACAATCATCCGGTAGTTATCGCTGAAGCGATCGAAGCGCAGCAATCGCTGTATTTATCGTCTGCTCGAGCGCGCCTCGCTCTCGATCTTCTGCGAGCACTTGAAGAAGATCTCTCCGAACTGTTCTCCGCGCGAGTACTCGTTTTCTCGAGTGGCATGCTCGCCAATCTTGGCGCGATGCCCATTCTTGCTTCGGGTCGTTTAACTGGCGGAACAAAGCCCCTGCTTATATTTGATAGCTCTGCACACATTTCGCTCGGCTATCACAAGCCCGTGGTCGCTGATGTGACGAGGGTAGAAACGATCCCACACAACGATCTTCGTTCGCTTGAACGGTTGTGCCGCGAGAACGCGGTGGTCGCCTACGTGTGCGATGACCTCTGCTCGATGGCAGGCTCTTCGCCGCTTGAGGGACTGCGTCAACTCCAGGAACGTTACGGGCTCTTTCTCTATATCGACGATGCTCACAGCATATCAATCGTCGGACATCATGGTGAAGGATTTGCTCGCTCTCGGTTTTCACAAGTCCTCGGTGAGAGAACGATCATAGCAGGCTCACTGGCCAAGGGCTTCGGCGCGTCGGGCGGGCTGTTGATGCTCGGAACAACCCGACAAGAGGCGCTGTTTCGGCAGCACTGCGTTCCGTATGCACTTTCGTCGCCTCTGAATCTGGCCGCAGTTGGCGCAGCGCTCGGCTCCTGCAAGATTCACCGCTCGGCAGAGCTTGGCGAACGACAGAGGCGCATAGCGGAAAGAATCAAGGTTTTTGACCATCGTATCGCAACCGCCGAGCACGGCAGCTTACTTCCGATCAGAATGATCTCCGCCGGATCGGAGACCAATGCGATTGCAATTGCAAGAACTCTTCTCAATCGTGGGTTTCATACCCAGGCCACATTCCTTCCAAAGACCGCACCAGGAACAGCGAGCATCCGGGTACGCATTACAGCAGAGCACGAGCTTGGGAACATAGAGCAACTATGCGACTGTATCTTGGATACAGTCGCCGCGACGACCGGAAAACCTTACCCCTTGAGGTGA
- a CDS encoding 3-keto-5-aminohexanoate cleavage protein, which produces MISEVFITCAVTGSAGTLRSPLVPITPEEIASSAIKAARAGAAMVHIHVRNPETKRGSRDIALYREVVERIRNSDVNPLINLTSGMGGDLVLGGANAPLPPNPAGTDMAGALERLVHVEELHPEICTLDCGTMNWGTDSNYVFVNSAATLRAMAARLKELGVRPELEVFDAGQLVMVNDLIGQGLIDDPPLIQLCMGIRYGAPDDLTTLMALVHRLPPRAIFSAFSIGRMQLPYVALAPLVGANVRVGLEDNVYLSRGRLATNADLVQRAVEILERIDVRVMSPDEVRTKLALSVRA; this is translated from the coding sequence ATGATTTCTGAGGTATTCATTACGTGTGCCGTTACAGGTAGTGCAGGCACCCTGCGTAGTCCGCTGGTACCAATAACTCCCGAGGAGATCGCCAGTTCTGCTATCAAGGCGGCGCGCGCTGGGGCAGCTATGGTGCACATTCACGTGCGCAATCCGGAAACCAAGCGGGGGTCGCGCGATATAGCACTGTATCGTGAAGTCGTCGAGCGCATCCGTAACTCAGACGTTAATCCGCTTATCAATCTAACTTCAGGGATGGGCGGCGACCTCGTGCTCGGTGGGGCAAATGCCCCCCTTCCGCCTAATCCTGCGGGAACGGATATGGCGGGCGCGCTCGAGCGACTCGTGCACGTCGAGGAGCTGCATCCCGAAATTTGTACGCTGGACTGCGGAACAATGAACTGGGGCACCGATAGCAATTACGTCTTTGTCAACAGCGCGGCGACGCTGCGCGCGATGGCTGCGCGCTTGAAGGAGCTCGGTGTTCGCCCTGAGCTTGAGGTCTTTGATGCTGGTCAGCTGGTCATGGTGAACGATCTCATCGGGCAGGGGCTTATCGACGATCCGCCGCTAATCCAGTTGTGCATGGGGATTCGCTACGGCGCGCCCGACGATCTGACTACGCTGATGGCGCTCGTGCATCGGCTACCACCTCGCGCCATCTTCTCAGCGTTCTCCATCGGGCGGATGCAGCTCCCGTACGTGGCGCTGGCGCCATTGGTGGGCGCGAACGTGCGGGTAGGACTGGAGGATAATGTGTACCTTTCCCGTGGGCGTTTGGCGACGAACGCTGATCTTGTGCAGAGAGCTGTCGAGATACTCGAGCGCATCGATGTCCGCGTGATGAGCCCGGACGAGGTGCGAACGAAGCTCGCGCTTTCAGTTCGTGCCTGA
- a CDS encoding IS66 family transposase zinc-finger binding domain-containing protein, with the protein MNLQPRRQRARRRRALVERRRPVRQAFPDDIVRERVVLPAPTQCPCCGSARLSKLGESVTSTLEEIPRRFKVIDTEREKFSCRDCEAITQSPAPFYATPRGYIGPQLVATILFDKFGQHQPLNRLKPTEPALQMRGDRPVGLDAGGPGCRRSVRGQPYL; encoded by the coding sequence GACGCAGACGTGCGCTCGTTGAGCGCAGGCGGCCCGTCCGCCAGGCCTTCCCCGACGACATCGTGCGAGAACGCGTGGTCCTGCCGGCTCCGACGCAATGCCCCTGCTGCGGGTCGGCGCGGCTGTCGAAGCTCGGCGAAAGCGTGACCTCGACGTTGGAGGAGATCCCACGCCGGTTCAAGGTGATCGACACGGAGCGGGAGAAGTTCAGTTGCCGGGACTGCGAGGCAATCACACAGTCACCGGCACCGTTCTATGCCACGCCGCGGGGCTATATCGGACCGCAGCTTGTGGCGACGATCCTGTTCGACAAATTTGGTCAGCATCAGCCGTTAAACCGACTTAAACCGACAGAGCCAGCGCTTCAAATGCGAGGGGATCGACCTGTCGGACTCGACGCTGGCGGACCAGGTTGCCGCCGGAGCGTTCGCGGTCAGCCCTATCTTTGA
- the tnpB gene encoding IS66 family insertion sequence element accessory protein TnpB (TnpB, as the term is used for proteins encoded by IS66 family insertion elements, is considered an accessory protein, since TnpC, encoded by a neighboring gene, is a DDE family transposase.) codes for MWLATGHTDMRKGFASLSLQVQELLRRNPLSGHLFCFLGRRGDLLKVIWQDGQGACLFTKKLERGPFVWPSLADRRGVDLAGADELPFVRHRLAQSSIGLASDERGPRVCLEFGGECDSIW; via the coding sequence GTGTGGTTGGCGACGGGCCACACCGACATGCGCAAAGGCTTCGCCTCATTGTCGTTGCAGGTGCAAGAGCTGCTGCGCCGCAATCCGCTGAGTGGTCATTTGTTCTGCTTCCTCGGACGTAGGGGTGATTTGTTGAAAGTGATCTGGCAGGACGGCCAGGGAGCATGCCTGTTTACGAAGAAACTCGAGAGAGGTCCTTTTGTTTGGCCGTCGCTGGCGGACCGGCGTGGTGTCGATCTCGCAGGCGCAGATGAGCTACCTTTTGTCCGGCATCGATTGGCGCAATCCTCAATAGGCTTGGCGTCCGACGAGCGTGGGCCGAGAGTTTGTCTTGAATTTGGCGGTGAATGTGATTCCATCTGGTGA
- a CDS encoding transposase domain-containing protein, with translation MMATLIMTARLNDIDPKAWFADVFAPTCRRSACTSCCPGTGRLLRRGPPPRRRSHARQQGYAVVTIVRVAKDLGEDEEWLWDVANGMDTEDGVIWVYGIGDDQVMAFTDFDIKT, from the coding sequence ATGATGGCGACGCTCATCATGACGGCTCGTCTCAACGACATCGACCCGAAAGCCTGGTTTGCCGACGTCTTCGCCCCGACATGCCGCAGAAGCGCCTGCACGAGTTGTTGCCCTGGAACTGGACGCCTCTTGCGTCGAGGTCCTCCGCCCAGGCGGCGTAGCCATGCACGTCAACAAGGTTACGCCGTCGTCACCATCGTTCGCGTCGCAAAAGACCTCGGCGAAGACGAGGAATGGCTCTGGGACGTGGCCAACGGAATGGACACAGAGGATGGCGTCATCTGGGTTTACGGCATAGGTGACGACCAGGTCATGGCGTTCACCGACTTCGACATCAAAACCTGA